A genomic window from Triticum urartu cultivar G1812 chromosome 7, Tu2.1, whole genome shotgun sequence includes:
- the LOC125520956 gene encoding disease resistance protein Pik-1-like yields the protein MRYIVIIDDIWHRGEWDVISKSFPENNLGSRIVMTTRIHSVPRDDFITNKLYIRMNPERNRRNRKWLYAFGEKDLAAWMKLHMVGEGFDCDHPIVHMCGGVPLALLCMFSAMRIVREEQEQLGVHVNACDVQDMIEKQVKRSGIQNTPGFEPLVESLQLGYADLPHHMLKTCLLYCSIYPENYQFYRDQLVMRWVAEGFTYKVDEAEGYFEELCDRGLLMQQNHASIYQLNSMMRNFLRWKSHEDNFVTYSSDITSSYPCRIHRLCIDKHSGDDGALEGVEPFSGLDWSQIRSLVVFQAPPGLPFEKLERVRVLDLQFEKALGNHHVKDICGLLRVKHLFGLKGLGISELPLEIVRLHYLETLNVRGMWIRELPREIGRLKKLKNLYVSFHPRITELPIEIGDLQNLEILCMSGTDITELPREIIGRLKKLKTLDVMCPGLRELPREIGDLQHLETLDLGGSEGMTTLPREIGKLQHLKTLKACWTWITKLPSEIGNLQNLETLDLIYSPRLTELPREIGNLQNLERLLLSATGVVKLPREIGGLKKLKILDLNETIGVLPWEAGQLSKLEGVPECVRQAWKNSDLVSCVLATEILFIKMLRFEGDTGGLIVGTKHMHIPQWIKDHFNDLRSLDIRICKLEEEQDLKILREMPHLGDLTLRLEVVPRDPITISGEGFPRLYGLVVDSRVPPVVTFQEGAMPMLDMLVFEFQFYGGPPPAANKVDPQLGIKHLGCLRWVEFRCNEEWYGGAAESRSPCMSDMIDMARKEAQEHPNKIYFLVTGREKEEFAAIKESAQASSSGTSKIDDTPNSGSGEIQEEEETFPRNESGKVSGSGTTGEIQEEA from the exons ATGAG GTACATAGTAATAATTGATGACATATGGCATCGTGGAGAATGGGATGTCATCAGCAAGTCTTTTCCAGAAAATAATCTGGGCAGCAGAATTGTCATGACAACTCGTATTCATTCTGTACCAAGAGATGACTTCATTACTAACAAGCTCTACATCAGAATGAATCCTGAACGGAATCGCAGAAACAGAAAATGGCTCTACGCATTTGGTGAGAAAGATCTTGCTGCTTGGATGAAGCTTCACATGGTTGGCGAAGGTTTTGACTGTGACCATCCTATTGTGCACATGTGTGGTGGTGTGCCGTTAGCACTGCTTTGCATGTTTTCAGCAATGAGAATAGTCCGAGAGGAACAAGAACAGCTAGGTGTGCATGTAAATGCATGTGATGTGCAAGATATGATTGAGAAGCAAGTTAAGCGAAGTGGAATTCAGAACACTCCAGGGTTTGAACCGTTGGTAGAGAGTTTGCAGCTTGGCTACGCCGATCTTCCTCACCATATGTTGAAGACTTGCTTGCTATACTGTAGTATATACCCTGAGAATTACCAATTTTACAGGGATCAACTGGTGATGCGATGGGTCGCTGAAGGATTTACTTATAAAGTGGATGAAGCAGAAGGATATTTTGAAGAGCTTTGCGACAGAGGTTTATTGATGCAGCAGAATCATGCCAGTATCTACCAATTGAATTCGATGATGCGAAATTTCCTTAGATGGAAATCACATGAAGATAATTTCGTTACTTACAGTTCCGACATCACATCGTCATATCCCTGTCGAATCCATCGGCTATGTATTGACAAGCATTCAGGTGATGATGGTGCACTGGAGGGGGTGGAACCCTTCTCTGGATTGGACTGGTCTCAGATTCGATCTCTTGTTGTTTTTCAAGCTCCTCCGGGACTCCCCTTTGAGAAGTTGGAACGCGTGCGAGTGTTGGATCTTCAGTTTGAAAAGGCTCTTGGGAATCATCATGTGAAGGATATTTGTGGACTGCTCCGTGTGAAGCACCTATTTGGTCTAAAGGGATTGGGAATTAGTGAGCTACCACTAGAAATAGTGAGGCTACACTATCTCGAGACTCTAAACGTAAGAGGTATGTGGATCAGAGAGCTACCCCGTGAGATTGGGAGACTCAAGAAGTTGAAGAATCTATATGTGAGTTTTCACCCAAGGATCACGGAGTTGCCCATAGAGATCGGAGACCTGCAGAATTTAGAGATATTGTGCATGAGTGGAACAGATATCACAGAGCTGCCTAGGGAGATCATCGGGAGACTGAAGAAGTTGAAGACTCTAGACGTGATGTGCCCAGGGCTCAGGGAGCTGCCCAGGGAGATCGGGGACCTGCAGCATTTAGAGACTCTGGACCTTGGTGGTAGCGAAGGGATGACCACTCTACCACGGGAGATTGGGAAATTGCAGCATTTGAAAACCCTGAAGGCATGTTGGACATGGATCACAAAGCTGCCAAGTGAGATCGGTAACCTCCAGAATTTGGAGACTCTTGACCTGATTTACAGCCCCAGGCTCACAGAGCTGCCTCGTGAGATTGGGAATCTGCAGAATCTGGAACGACTGCTCTTGAGTGCTACAGGGGTGGTAAAGCTACCAAGAGAAATCGGGGGGCTAAAGAAGCTGAAAATTTTGGATTTGAATGAGACCATCGGTGTACTACCGTGGGAAGCAGGTCAGCTTTCAAAATTGGAGGGAGTGCCCGAGTGCGTCCGCCAAGCTTGGAAGAATAGTGATCTTGTGTCTTGTGTGCTAGCCACGGAGATCCTGTTCATTAAAATGCTTCGTTTTGAAGGTGATACGGGGGGCCTAATTGTTGGCACAAAACACATGCACATTCCCCAGTGGATCAAGGATCACTTCAACGACCTTCGCTCCTTGGATATCAGGATATGCAAACTAGAGGAGGAGCAGGATCTCAAGATTCTGCGGGAGATGCCTCACCTGGGTGACCTTACGCTAAGGCTGGAGGTCGTCCCGAGAGATCCCATAACCATCAGCGGTGAAGGTTTCCCAAGGCTCTACGGACTCGTTGTTGACAGCCGCGTGCCACCGGTTGTCACCTTCCAGGAAGGAGCGATGCCTATGCTGGATATGCTTGTGTTCGAGTTCCAGTTCTACGGTGGCCCACCACCAGCTGCAAATAAAGTAGACCCTCAGCTGGGTATCAAGCACCTCGGGTGCCTCCGGTGGGTCGAATTTAGATGCAACGAGGAATGGTATGGAGGAGCAGCAGAGAGCAGGAGCCCGTGCATGAGCGACATGATTGACATGGCCAGGAAAGAAGCCCAGGAGCATCCCAACAAGATCTACTTTCTTGTCACTGGCCGCGAGAAAGAGGAATTTGCAGCAATCAAGGAGAGCGCACAGGCTTCCAGCAGCGGGACAAGCAAGATCGACGACACTCCAAATAGTGGGAGTGGCGAGATCCAGGAGGAGGAAGAGACTTTTCCAAGGAACGAGAGCGGAAAGGTTTCCGGCAGTGGGACGACTGGCGAGATCCAGGAAGAAGCGTGA
- the LOC125520954 gene encoding disease resistance protein Pik-2-like yields MEFVVGASEATMRSLLGKLGGLLAQEYTLIRGVRGDIQYINDELACMQAFLGDLGSALDDHDRRLKNWMKQIRDMAYDMEDCIDDFAHRLPQDSLSDARCSFIVTAIYEVWTFWPRRDIASKIAELKVWAQYIAERRNRYGVNNPNPRTSSGAGATHAVTYGIAEHLVASRQLIRTENPVGVKVDMEKLGGWLTKRDKGSHRAVVSLIGFGGVGKTTIAMALYRDFRNEFDCRASVTVSQNFDEDEILRDVLGQIKPANSQIKPKEEGQEGNNIGKLKKKNLLVDMKSSVKQVVPLLFGHRPQSNNGSMQSKIETMNRGQLIEELKKRLLGRRYLMLIDDIWSVETWETIRNWLPHDNTNGSRVIVTTRFQAVGAACSERDGTDYVHTVNVLSDADSKSLFRQSISESPSRKEGKGMDKISQVVGTESSKGDGTDHLRSADVPTFSNPQSRKVGEKEEVHEEIWKYCGGLPLAIVTMAGLVACNPKKKSDHWSKVCKSLFPEQVAPLTLEGVTRILDYCYNDLPADLKTCSLYLSIFPKGSKISKKRLTRRWISECFVSEKEGLSAEEVAETYFNQLVRRKIIRPVDHSSNGKVKSFKVNDMILEYIVSKSSEENFITVVGGHWLMPTPSNKVRRLSMQSSGSKHGNSTKGMNLSQVRSLTAFGSQNRRLPFHSFNNGIIQVLDLEGWKGLTDKHLNDICKMLVLKYLSLRRTEVSEIPSKIEKLQYLETLDIRETNVGVLPKAFGQLKQLRSMLGVNKNTKKALKLPHEKNKEPMKALRILSGIEIDEESSAVASLHQLTGLRKLAIYKLNIREGGQTFKQLRSSIEYLCSCGLQTLAINDESSNFINSLDTMTTSPRYIIGLELSGKMERPPQWIKELNNLYKLTLSVTVLRTDTFKLIQDLPKLFTLTFTLSAAKDDWDIVDILEENKQLTDREIIIPPGGFKSLKLLRFFATLVPRLSFAVTGKEVMPALERIDMRFEAFEGIYGIETLKSLQEVHLSVGNQADEITKFLVDDLKDTPNYLDQKYASKWPKIITE; encoded by the exons ATGGAGTTTGTAGTGGGTGCTTCGGAAGCCACCATGAGATCTCTCCTTGGCAAGCTGGGCGGCCTCCTTGCCCAAGAGTACACTTTGATCCGGGGTGTCCGCGGTGACATCCAGTACATCAACGACGAGCTCGCCTGCATGCAGGCCTTTCTTGGGGACCTCGGTTCTGCCCTGGACGACCATGATCGCCGGCTCAAGAACTGGATGAAGCAGATCCGTGACATGGCATATGACATGGAAGACTGCATCGATGATTTTGCTCATCGGCTCCCTCAAGACTCCCTCAGCGATGCAAGATGCTCTTTCATCGTGACGGCAATCTACGAGGTATGGACATTCTGGCCTCGCCGAGACATTGCTTCCAAGATTGCCGAGCTCAAGGTCTGGGCACAATACATTGCTGAGCGACGCAACAGATATGGAGTAAACAACCCAAACCCAAGAACAAGCTCTGGAGCCGGAGCAACCCATGCTGTTACATATGGCATTGCTGAGCATTTGGTTGCAAGCCGTCAGCTCATCCGCACAGAGAACCCCGTGGGAGTGAAGGTGGACATGGAGAAGCTCGGGGGTTGGCTAACCAAACGTGATAAAGGCTCTCATCGAGCTGTTGTGTCCTTGATTGGATTCGGTGGTGTGGGAAAGACCACCATTGCCATGGCACTGTACCGAGATTTCAGGAATGAATTTGATTGCCGGGCGTCAGTCACGGTGTCTCAGAACTTCGATGAAGATGAAATCCTCCGGGATGTTCTTGGGCAAATCAAACCAGCAAACAGTCAAATTAAGCCAAAGGAGGAGGGGCAGGAGGGCAACAACATAGGGAAGTTGAAGAAGAAAAACCTACTGGTAGACATGAAAAGCTCAGTGAAGCAAGTTGTGCCACTGCTCTTTGGTCACAGGCCGCAAAGCAATAATGGCAGCATGCAGAGTAAGATAGAAACAATGAATCGTGGCCAACTTATCGAAGAACTCAAAAAACGCCTTCTTGGAAGGAG GTATCTCATGTTGATTGATGATATATGGTCCGTAGAAACATGGGAGACCATTAGAAATTGGTTACCACATGATAATACAAATGGTAGTAGAGTAATAGTAACTACAAGATTTCAAGCTGTTGGTGCAGCGTGCTCAGAAAGAGATGGAACTGATTATGTCCATACAGTTAATGTTCTCAGTGATGCCGACTCCAAAAGCCTATTTCGTCAGAGTATTTCTGAATCCCCAAGCAGGAAAGAAGGTAAAGGAATGGATAAAATATCTCAAGTTGTTGGTACTGAGTCCTCCAAAGGAGATGGAACTGATCATTTGCGTTCAGCGGATGTTCCTACTTTTTCTAATCCACAAAGCAGGAAGGTTGGGGAGAAAGAAGAGGTCCATGAGGAGATATGGAAATACTGTGGGGGGCTGCCATTGGCCATAGTCACCATGGCTGGCCTTGTTGCCTGCAACCCCAAAAAAAAGAGTGATCATTGGAGTAAAGTTTGCAAGTCATTATTTCCAGAGCAAGTGGCTCCCCTTACATTGGAGGGGGTCACAAGGATACTTGATTATTGCTACAATGATTTGCCAGCAGATCTCAAGACCTGCTCATTGTACTTGAGCATATTCCCCAAGGGCTCAAAAATTAGTAAGAAGCGTCTGACCCGGAGGTGGATATCAGAATGTTTTGTTTCTGAGAAGGAAGGGCTGAGTGCAGAGGAAGTCGCAGAAACATACTTCAATCAGCTTGTAAGAAGGAAGATAATACGTCCTGTGGATCACAGCAGCAATGGAAAGGTCAAATCATTTAAAGTTAATGACATGATCCTGGAATATATCGTGTCCAAGTCAAGCGAAGAGAATTTTATTACTGTTGTTGGTGGACATTGGCTGATGCCAACTCCTAGCAACAAAGTCCGTCGACTCTCCATGCAAAGCAGTGGTTCCAAGCATGGGAATTCAACAAAAGGCATGAACTTGTCTCAAGTGCGGTCACTGACAGCATTTGGAAGCCAAAACCGACGACTCCCTTTCCATTCGTTCAATAATGGAATAATACAAGTGCTAGATCTTGAGGGCTGGAAGGGTTTGACAGATAAGCATCTGAATGACATATGTAAAATGCTTGTGCTGAAGTATTTGAGCCTCAGACGAACAGAGGTTTCTGAGATCCCATCAAAGATCGAGAAGCTCCAGTATCTAGAAACTCTTGACATAAGGGAGACAAATGTCGGTGTGCTGCCCAAAGCTTTTGGGCAGCTCAAACAACTCCGTAGCATGCTTGGAGTGAACAAAAACACAAAGAAGGCTTTGAAGTTGCCACATGAGAAGAACAAGGAGCCGATGAAGGCACTTCGTATCTTGTCAGGGATTGAGATCGATGAGGAATCATCAGCTGTAGCAAGCCTTCATCAGCTGACAGGGCTAAGGAAACTTGCCATTTACAAGCTCAATATAAGGGAGGGCGGTCAGACCTTCAAACAATTACGCTCCTCCATTGAGTACCTCTGTAGCTGCGGTCTGCAGACATTGGCAATCAATGACGAGAGCTCTAATTTTATCAACTCACTAGACACCATGACCACTTCTCCAAGATACATCATCGGCCTAGAGTTGTCTGGCAAGATGGAAAGGCCCCCACAGTGGATCAAAGAACTCAATAACCTCTATAAGCTGACCCTTTCTGTGACAGTTCTTCGGACTGATACTTTCAAGCTCATCCAGGACCTACCCAAATTGTTTACGCTCACCTTTACACTCAGTGCAGCCAAGGATGATTGGGACATAGTGGACATCCTTGAGGAAAATAAACAGCTTACCGACAGGGAGATCATTATTCCACCTGGAGGATTCAAGAGTCTAAAGCTGCTTCGCTTCTTTGCAACTCTGGTTCCAAGACTGAGCTTTGCAGTTACAGGAAAAGAGGTAATGCCAGCACTGGAGAGGATTGATATGCGGTTCGAAGCCTTTGAAGGGATTTACGGCATCGAGACTCTCAAAAGCCTCCAAGAGGTGCATCTCAGTGTTGGTAATCAAGCAGATGAAATAACCAAGTTCTTGGTAGATGATTTGAAGGACACACCCAATTACTTGGATCAAAAGTACGCCAGCAAGTGGCCAAAGATAATCACTGAGTGA